One Pristiophorus japonicus isolate sPriJap1 chromosome 19, sPriJap1.hap1, whole genome shotgun sequence genomic window carries:
- the sft2d3 gene encoding vesicle transport protein SFT2C — protein MTELNRQLREYLSQSRGGRNGDGGDSEPLLTADPDSPEPGGSAPGWMSRINPFSSGLGSSSSKAPAQGSGPASGAFWSTEPDPCLSVLSRRQRLTGFGLCLAMGLLCFGLSAVYAPFMLLKARKFALLFTLGSLFLLGSLALLRGPWNQLRQLASRDHLPFTAAYLGSLLATLYSALALQSTALTAVAATTQLLTLAGYVISAVPGGTTGLRFIVGLFASAFKRSVSKTLPV, from the coding sequence ATGACTGAGCTGAACCGCCAGCTGCGGGAGTACCTGTCGCAGTCACGAGGCGGCCGCAATGGAGACGGCGGCGACAGCGAGCCCCTCCTCACTGCGGATCCCGACTCCCCGGAGCCCGGCGGCTCCGCTCCGGGCTGGATGAGCCGGATTAACCCGTTCTCCTCCGggctgggcagcagcagcagcaaggcTCCAGCCCAGGGCTCGGGCCCGGCGTCGGGGGCGTTCTGGTCGACGGAGCCGGACCCCTGCCTGTCGGTCCTGTCCCGCCGCCAGCGGCTGACTGGCTTCGGCCTGTGCCTGGCCATGGGGCTGCTGTGCTTCGGCCTGTCGGCCGTCTACGCCCCCTTCATGCTGCTGAAGGCCCGCAAGTTCGCCCTGCTCTTCACCCTGGGCAGCCTCTTCCTGCTGGGCAGCCTGGCCCTGCTGCGCGGGCCCTGGAACCAGCTGCGCCAGCTGGCCTCCCGCGACCACCTGCCCTTCACTGCGGCCTACCTGGGCTCGCTGCTCGCCACCCTGTACAGCGCCCTGGCGCTGCAGAGCACTGCCCTGACCGCCGTGGCCGCCACCACGCAGCTCCTCACCCTCGCCGGCTACGTCATCAGCGCCGTCCCCGGGGGCACCACCGGTCTCCGTTTCATCGTTGGCCTCTTCGCCTCGGCCTTCAAACGCAGCGTCAGCAAGACCCTGCCCGTGtga